In Brevibacterium zhoupengii, the following are encoded in one genomic region:
- a CDS encoding SDR family oxidoreductase, with amino-acid sequence MQITVYGATGTFGSRLVAHLRERGHSVIAAHRGIGVDTYAGEGVTEAAEGSDVLVDCVNFMTNNRHKALDFFSRSSRSIALAAAENPGAAMVCLSIAFRPEVAKSKLLGYYQAKELQERVYRRLIPADQLLLFRSAQWFELVDTMTFNAGPVAFVPKMRVQALAADEAARMMAEAIDAGERGTIEVAGPEISDFPTIAGQIAARSSNADSAVSDGGRSERGQKIVPIPIPGPMSADGLIPESPRLSAVTVDDWLRTR; translated from the coding sequence ATGCAGATCACCGTTTATGGGGCCACCGGCACATTCGGCAGCAGACTCGTGGCACACCTGCGAGAACGTGGGCACTCGGTCATCGCCGCTCACCGCGGCATCGGGGTCGACACCTACGCCGGAGAAGGCGTCACCGAGGCGGCCGAAGGCAGCGATGTCCTCGTCGACTGCGTCAACTTCATGACGAACAACCGACACAAGGCCCTCGACTTCTTCTCCCGCAGCTCACGTTCGATCGCATTGGCCGCAGCAGAGAACCCGGGTGCTGCGATGGTGTGCCTGTCCATCGCGTTCCGACCCGAAGTCGCCAAGTCCAAGCTCCTCGGCTACTACCAGGCCAAAGAGCTGCAGGAACGGGTCTATCGTCGATTGATCCCCGCCGACCAGCTCCTGCTGTTCCGATCGGCCCAGTGGTTCGAGCTTGTCGACACAATGACGTTCAATGCAGGTCCGGTGGCATTCGTCCCGAAGATGCGAGTCCAGGCTCTGGCCGCGGACGAGGCCGCCCGAATGATGGCCGAGGCCATCGACGCAGGTGAGCGCGGAACCATCGAGGTCGCTGGCCCCGAGATCAGTGACTTCCCGACGATCGCCGGCCAGATCGCCGCCAGAAGTTCGAACGCAGATTCGGCTGTGAGTGACGGTGGGCGCTCAGAACGTGGCCAGAAGATCGTTCCCATCCCGATCCCCGGTCCGATGTCTGCCGATGGTCTCATCCCCGAATCGCCGAGGTTGTCGGCCGTCACCGTCGACGATTGGCTGCGCACCCGCTGA
- a CDS encoding sensor histidine kinase, giving the protein MSENTPTNPHDSEPQGADSLESQAPEETPESDRPIGAAAIVNAPPTSEISETSEGADATSGTVASPEADESSAADATVEAADASESSDIGETDDSPRAPLATEAGQFRTTPLDLEVPFSRGAAQPYDSTQQNGSAQQHGSAPGPQSQATSYPTQQYTQAYPQTRVMNANSPQGFSQPTPSQPVPTQQAPAQQPAQAYPPQQLRPAGPGSPQQVGNPQQPGSPQQPSSPQQPGYQPRTYANHPQQSHYPNQGPYLGPGPNGQMPMGPMQPMQPPRRKKPKAENITYAPVTGTMPLARDEATEIPADGPIEWPSRRVGIVGVANLVLSAVMAVVWAWIPLGLLFTGIGGIFALGLGVLALVVWVVVQQGANVFERYRAELIYGDRIPVPKIARSTRESGFGRFFHNRWLHVKSGSFWRSTAHHYVKLLLGAIVVFGTVAGICAAILGIFSAINPEGVTTFYLGESTGGLGRIGVAIGSLIILASSVAILWFAPYLDRALDRSLLPPARTAALQAEVTELDRARMAGIEAAGAERLRIERDLHDGAQPRLVALSMTLGMAKSKIDTDPERAKELVSEAHTEAKGIVNELRQLARGIHPAVLTDRGLDAAVSALAGRSTIPVEVDVRLAGRIDREAEAVAYFVVAECLTNIAKHSEATHARVFIAPTETGVQIVVTDNGQGGARIDRSGRHTGIAGLVDRVEAARGTLNLTSPAGGPTTVVVEVPCAS; this is encoded by the coding sequence ATGAGTGAGAACACCCCCACGAACCCACACGATTCGGAGCCCCAGGGCGCCGACTCTCTGGAGTCCCAGGCACCAGAGGAAACGCCGGAATCGGACAGGCCAATCGGCGCCGCGGCGATCGTCAACGCACCCCCGACTTCAGAGATCTCCGAAACTTCCGAAGGCGCCGATGCGACTTCAGGAACTGTTGCGAGCCCTGAAGCTGATGAGAGCTCTGCGGCCGACGCGACAGTTGAGGCTGCTGATGCCTCCGAAAGCTCCGACATCGGCGAGACCGACGATTCCCCACGGGCGCCCTTGGCGACGGAGGCCGGACAGTTCCGGACAACACCGTTGGACCTGGAGGTTCCATTCAGCCGCGGTGCCGCTCAGCCGTACGACTCCACTCAGCAGAACGGATCTGCTCAGCAGCACGGTTCGGCTCCGGGCCCGCAGTCGCAGGCCACCAGCTATCCGACACAGCAGTACACGCAGGCCTACCCACAGACCCGCGTGATGAACGCGAACTCCCCGCAGGGGTTCTCGCAGCCAACACCCTCGCAGCCGGTGCCAACACAGCAGGCGCCAGCGCAGCAGCCCGCCCAGGCATACCCGCCCCAGCAGCTGCGCCCCGCCGGACCCGGCAGCCCCCAGCAGGTCGGCAATCCCCAACAGCCCGGCAGCCCCCAGCAGCCCAGCAGTCCCCAGCAGCCCGGCTACCAGCCGCGCACCTACGCCAACCATCCTCAGCAAAGCCACTACCCCAACCAGGGCCCGTACCTCGGACCCGGACCCAACGGGCAGATGCCGATGGGCCCGATGCAACCGATGCAGCCGCCTCGGAGGAAGAAGCCGAAGGCAGAGAACATCACATATGCACCCGTGACAGGGACAATGCCGCTGGCGCGAGACGAAGCGACCGAGATCCCGGCTGACGGGCCGATCGAATGGCCGAGCAGGCGAGTTGGAATCGTCGGCGTCGCCAACCTCGTGCTCTCTGCCGTAATGGCCGTGGTCTGGGCTTGGATCCCGCTCGGCCTGCTGTTCACCGGCATCGGCGGCATCTTCGCACTCGGCCTCGGCGTACTCGCCCTCGTCGTCTGGGTCGTCGTCCAGCAGGGTGCGAACGTGTTCGAACGCTACCGGGCTGAACTCATCTACGGGGACCGAATCCCGGTTCCGAAGATCGCACGCAGCACCCGCGAATCAGGCTTCGGCCGCTTCTTCCACAACCGGTGGCTGCACGTGAAATCCGGCTCGTTCTGGCGTTCGACCGCTCACCATTATGTGAAGCTGCTGCTGGGTGCGATCGTCGTCTTCGGTACCGTCGCCGGCATCTGCGCAGCCATTCTCGGCATCTTCAGCGCAATCAACCCGGAAGGCGTCACCACCTTCTACCTCGGTGAATCCACCGGCGGACTGGGGCGCATCGGTGTTGCCATCGGCTCGCTCATCATCCTCGCCAGTTCCGTGGCGATCCTGTGGTTCGCCCCCTACCTCGACCGGGCGCTGGATCGCAGCCTTCTTCCACCCGCACGGACCGCGGCACTGCAGGCCGAGGTCACCGAACTCGATCGCGCCCGCATGGCCGGGATCGAGGCGGCGGGCGCAGAACGACTGCGCATCGAACGCGACCTCCACGATGGAGCCCAGCCCCGCCTCGTCGCACTGAGCATGACCCTGGGCATGGCGAAGTCGAAGATCGACACCGATCCAGAACGCGCCAAGGAACTCGTGTCCGAAGCCCACACTGAAGCGAAGGGCATCGTCAACGAACTGCGGCAGCTGGCACGCGGAATCCACCCCGCGGTGCTCACCGACCGTGGACTTGATGCGGCTGTCTCCGCTCTGGCCGGGCGCTCAACGATCCCTGTCGAGGTCGATGTCCGCCTCGCCGGGCGCATCGATCGAGAAGCCGAAGCTGTGGCCTACTTCGTCGTCGCTGAATGCCTGACGAACATCGCCAAGCATTCGGAGGCAACCCACGCTCGAGTCTTCATCGCCCCGACCGAGACCGGAGTCCAGATCGTCGTCACCGACAACGGACAGGGTGGGGCCCGCATCGACAGATCAGGTCGGCACACCGGCATCGCCGGTTTGGTCGATCGCGTCGAAGCCGCTCGTGGGACACTGAACCTGACCAGCCCCGCAGGTGGGCCAACTACTGTCGTTGTGGAGGTGCCATGCGCATCGTAA
- a CDS encoding DUF402 domain-containing protein, protein MEFTDPYEIDVPPGTRQVGKGPFWAPGDTVTWSFRRFDFDRDHAEVRRPMRVIEDGPAGAVLWMAGGTATTDTRIVGWEEFNPHDVPLKARFRPPAEAPRRIKAPGSWRGLGVLKIVPPGVPFSVWVLLKPGGAGTEANDPVVSDSAAGSGAIRADWYVNLEATHRRTDDALYTSDHILDITFPTDGMPLHTTSGHAQSRNTTPGYALLNPNGAVFKDVDELAAAANYGAWPREWSDNIRRNGSELLDHLGDFTWAFDPKWETKARELAAESSVSDSSRNQEHQRIRSGCYDKDWI, encoded by the coding sequence ATGGAGTTCACCGATCCGTACGAGATCGACGTCCCACCCGGCACAAGACAAGTGGGCAAGGGGCCCTTCTGGGCGCCCGGCGACACCGTGACCTGGTCGTTTCGACGCTTTGACTTCGATCGTGACCACGCCGAGGTGCGTCGGCCGATGCGAGTCATCGAGGACGGGCCGGCCGGTGCAGTGCTGTGGATGGCTGGAGGCACCGCGACCACCGACACGAGAATCGTCGGCTGGGAGGAATTCAACCCCCACGACGTTCCGCTCAAGGCGCGGTTCCGCCCGCCCGCCGAGGCGCCTCGACGGATCAAGGCGCCCGGCAGCTGGCGCGGGCTCGGGGTACTCAAGATCGTCCCGCCCGGTGTTCCGTTCTCTGTATGGGTCCTGCTCAAGCCTGGTGGTGCAGGGACTGAGGCCAATGACCCTGTTGTCAGCGACTCTGCTGCCGGCTCTGGTGCGATCCGCGCGGACTGGTACGTCAACCTCGAGGCCACCCACCGCCGCACGGACGATGCCCTCTACACGAGCGATCACATCCTCGACATCACCTTCCCCACCGACGGCATGCCACTGCACACAACGTCGGGTCACGCGCAGTCCCGGAACACGACGCCGGGGTACGCGCTTCTCAACCCGAACGGGGCGGTGTTCAAGGACGTGGACGAACTCGCCGCCGCGGCGAACTACGGCGCCTGGCCACGTGAATGGTCGGACAACATTCGACGCAATGGATCTGAGCTGCTCGACCACCTCGGCGATTTCACCTGGGCGTTTGACCCGAAGTGGGAAACGAAGGCTCGGGAGCTTGCGGCAGAATCGTCTGTCTCGGATTCTTCGCGAAATCAGGAACATCAACGGATCCGCAGTGGTTGCTACGACAAGGACTGGATCTAG
- a CDS encoding trans-sulfuration enzyme family protein translates to MSITQNGISTRSVHSGANPESHTGSVVAPIFQTSTFMMDTPGQTRAGFDYARTGTPNRSDLEQVLCELENASFAAAVNSGTSAEVAVFSALLGPGDEIIIPRDIYGGTYRLLKNEYERWGISIRTVDLTDTEALAAAISDKTAIVWVETPSNPGLDIVDIAETAKLAHAANAILAVDSTFATPILQRPIELGADVVIHSTTKFINGHSDVIGGAVLAGDGSTCPRAAEVVERLESYLASVGLGIAPFDAWLTRRGIKTLPVRMAKHCENAQAVAEWLENRPEIAEVYYPGLSSHPGHEVAKKQMSGFGGVISFRTDTEARALSLVKSTKLITLAESLGGVESLIDHPATMTHLAVADCELSVSPTFIRLSLGIEDIADILTDLDAALAAAAQTPDGVSAGAEVSSADVSGAESLGADVSGADTLGTDVSGAEATDDEAPVADLAPAVLKHPVATV, encoded by the coding sequence ATGAGTATCACCCAGAACGGAATCTCGACCCGCTCTGTGCATTCGGGGGCCAACCCCGAATCCCATACCGGTTCGGTTGTTGCCCCTATCTTCCAGACCTCGACCTTCATGATGGACACCCCGGGCCAGACCCGCGCCGGCTTCGACTACGCGCGCACCGGCACCCCGAATCGCAGCGACCTCGAGCAGGTGCTGTGCGAGCTGGAGAACGCCTCCTTCGCGGCGGCGGTGAACTCAGGGACTTCCGCCGAGGTCGCGGTCTTCTCCGCACTGCTGGGTCCCGGCGATGAGATCATCATCCCGCGCGACATCTACGGCGGCACCTACCGGCTGCTGAAGAACGAATACGAGCGCTGGGGCATCAGCATCCGCACCGTCGATCTCACCGACACCGAGGCGCTGGCGGCGGCGATCTCAGACAAGACCGCGATCGTGTGGGTCGAGACCCCGAGCAATCCCGGACTCGACATCGTCGACATCGCCGAGACGGCCAAGCTCGCCCACGCCGCGAACGCCATCCTGGCCGTCGACTCCACCTTCGCCACCCCGATTCTGCAGCGCCCCATCGAGCTCGGCGCCGACGTCGTCATCCACTCGACGACGAAGTTCATCAACGGCCACTCCGATGTCATCGGCGGTGCCGTCCTCGCCGGTGACGGTTCGACCTGTCCCCGTGCCGCCGAGGTTGTCGAACGTCTCGAGTCCTACCTCGCATCCGTCGGGCTGGGCATCGCCCCATTCGATGCATGGCTGACCCGCCGCGGTATCAAGACACTGCCGGTGCGGATGGCCAAGCACTGCGAGAACGCGCAGGCCGTGGCTGAATGGTTGGAGAACCGCCCCGAGATCGCCGAGGTGTATTACCCCGGGCTGTCATCCCACCCCGGTCATGAGGTCGCGAAGAAGCAGATGAGCGGCTTCGGGGGAGTGATCTCTTTCCGCACCGATACCGAGGCCAGGGCCCTGTCGCTGGTGAAGAGCACGAAGCTCATCACCCTGGCCGAATCGCTCGGCGGAGTCGAGTCACTGATTGACCACCCAGCGACCATGACCCATCTGGCGGTTGCCGACTGCGAACTCAGCGTCTCGCCGACGTTCATCCGCCTATCCCTGGGCATCGAAGACATCGCCGACATCCTCACCGACCTCGACGCGGCGCTCGCCGCTGCGGCGCAGACTCCGGACGGCGTGAGCGCCGGCGCGGAGGTTTCGAGCGCGGACGTTTCGGGTGCGGAATCGTTGGGTGCGGACGTTTCAGGTGCGGACACGTTGGGTACAGACGTTTCGGGTGCGGAGGCTACGGACGATGAGGCTCCAGTTGCCGACCTCGCACCGGCAGTGCTTAAACACCCTGTTGCAACGGTATGA
- a CDS encoding NADP-dependent oxidoreductase, translating to MTTNHRIRLNSRPVGEPKAENYLLDEVDLGAPQDGEVLLRTLYLSLDPYMRGRMSDAKSYAKPVEVGDVMVGATVSEVVESNSSEFSTGDTVLGYGGWQEYSVEKAAHLRRLDPEVAPVSTALGVLGMPGFTAYSGLLEIGRPQEGETVAVAAATGPVGSVVGQIAKIKGAKAVGIAGGPDKVAHLNELGFDVALDHRTGNLKNELKESVPQGIDVYFENVGGDVFKAVLPRLNTYARVPVCGLVANYNLTELPEGPDRSGALMGNILTRSLNVRGFIQTEFVEKHHENFLSDMSGWVKEGKVRYREDIRSGLDKTPEYFNDLLAGRNFGKMVVAVGAES from the coding sequence ATGACGACAAACCACAGAATTCGCCTGAATTCTCGTCCGGTCGGAGAGCCGAAAGCGGAGAACTATCTCCTCGACGAGGTTGACCTGGGGGCGCCGCAGGACGGCGAGGTTCTGCTCCGCACTCTGTATCTCTCACTCGATCCCTACATGCGCGGTCGGATGTCGGATGCGAAGTCCTATGCGAAGCCGGTCGAGGTCGGTGACGTCATGGTCGGCGCCACGGTTTCCGAGGTCGTCGAGTCCAACTCGTCCGAGTTCTCCACCGGTGACACCGTCCTCGGCTACGGCGGCTGGCAGGAGTACTCCGTCGAGAAGGCCGCACACCTGCGTCGCCTCGATCCGGAAGTCGCCCCGGTCAGCACTGCTCTCGGTGTGCTGGGCATGCCGGGCTTCACCGCATACTCGGGTCTCCTGGAGATCGGGCGCCCACAGGAAGGCGAGACCGTGGCCGTTGCTGCTGCCACCGGTCCCGTCGGCTCCGTCGTCGGACAGATCGCGAAGATCAAGGGCGCGAAGGCCGTCGGTATTGCGGGTGGACCTGACAAAGTCGCCCATCTGAACGAGCTCGGCTTCGACGTCGCGCTCGACCACAGGACCGGCAACCTGAAGAACGAACTCAAAGAGTCGGTGCCGCAGGGCATCGACGTCTACTTCGAGAACGTCGGCGGAGACGTGTTCAAGGCTGTGCTGCCACGCCTGAACACCTACGCACGCGTACCCGTCTGCGGTCTCGTCGCCAACTACAACCTGACCGAGTTGCCCGAGGGTCCCGACCGCTCGGGTGCGCTCATGGGCAACATCCTCACGCGGTCACTCAACGTCCGTGGCTTCATTCAGACCGAGTTTGTTGAGAAGCACCACGAGAACTTCCTGTCCGACATGAGCGGCTGGGTCAAGGAAGGAAAGGTCCGCTACCGCGAGGACATCCGCTCGGGCCTGGACAAGACGCCCGAGTACTTCAACGACCTGCTCGCCGGCCGTAACTTCGGCAAGATGGTCGTGGCAGTCGGCGCCGAAAGCTGA
- a CDS encoding amidohydrolase family protein yields MDDFTLPDRKDAANRNEATAAEPPRTDSDIPGYLEALGIPGLADIHIHFLPQNVLDKVWAYFDAAEASYGYPWPIHYRYDTETRLQIVRDLGVRAIPALTYPHRPGMAAWLNEWNREFAAAHDDVIHCATLYAEPESADYVPEALAAGARLFKVHIQVGGFSPDDRVLDRAWAALAEAQVPVVIHAGSEPLPGTYTGPQAVANVLERFPSLQFVIAHMGMPEYEAFASLAEDYSGVHLDTTMYVSGFFSSPAEVDPAYRNRLAGLQDKVILGSDFPNIPYPYADQVSGLAGLGLGDDWMRSVLWRNGARVLGLEG; encoded by the coding sequence ATGGACGACTTCACACTTCCCGATCGCAAAGACGCGGCCAATCGCAACGAGGCGACCGCGGCCGAACCTCCACGCACCGATTCCGACATTCCGGGCTACCTCGAGGCGCTGGGCATCCCCGGCCTCGCTGACATCCACATCCACTTCCTGCCGCAGAACGTGCTCGACAAGGTGTGGGCATACTTCGACGCCGCCGAAGCCAGCTACGGCTACCCGTGGCCGATCCACTACCGCTATGACACGGAGACTCGCCTCCAGATCGTCCGTGACCTGGGCGTCCGTGCCATCCCGGCCCTGACCTACCCGCACAGACCCGGCATGGCCGCCTGGCTCAATGAGTGGAACCGCGAGTTCGCCGCCGCCCACGACGACGTCATCCACTGCGCGACGCTCTACGCGGAGCCGGAGTCAGCCGACTACGTGCCCGAGGCGCTGGCGGCCGGCGCCCGACTGTTCAAGGTCCATATCCAGGTGGGTGGCTTCTCCCCCGATGACCGTGTGCTCGATCGCGCGTGGGCAGCGCTGGCCGAGGCACAGGTGCCCGTCGTCATCCACGCCGGGTCCGAGCCTCTGCCCGGCACCTACACCGGACCGCAGGCTGTGGCGAACGTCCTCGAACGGTTCCCGTCCCTGCAGTTCGTCATCGCCCACATGGGCATGCCCGAGTACGAGGCATTCGCGAGCCTGGCCGAGGATTACAGCGGTGTGCACCTGGACACGACGATGTACGTGTCAGGATTCTTCTCCTCCCCCGCCGAGGTGGACCCTGCTTACCGTAATCGCTTGGCTGGTCTGCAGGACAAAGTCATCCTCGGCTCGGACTTCCCGAACATCCCCTACCCCTATGCCGATCAGGTCTCAGGGTTGGCCGGGTTGGGCCTCGGCGACGATTGGATGCGCTCGGTGCTGTGGCGAAACGGAGCGCGGGTCCTCGGACTGGAGGGCTGA
- a CDS encoding DUF421 domain-containing protein — MDFSWAEFGLDGVDAVRIVVSCIAFYLGIILLVRVFGQRTLASLSSFDLAAIIALGAIIGRAILGDTPTLIAGLLGLATLLVLQALTGKARRFHRIAGIVNSPAVVLMAGSELLTDNLARAHVDPAEVYSKLRMAGIRQRAEVACVILEPTGQISVTRKGAPIDEELLRGVIGAERIPREG, encoded by the coding sequence ATGGACTTCAGCTGGGCGGAATTCGGACTCGACGGTGTCGACGCGGTGCGGATCGTCGTGTCCTGTATCGCGTTCTATCTCGGCATCATCCTGCTCGTCCGCGTCTTCGGCCAGCGCACTCTGGCCAGTCTCTCAAGCTTCGACCTCGCAGCTATCATCGCCCTCGGCGCGATCATCGGCCGTGCGATCCTCGGCGACACCCCGACTCTCATCGCTGGTCTCTTGGGGCTGGCGACCCTGCTGGTTCTGCAGGCGCTGACCGGGAAGGCTCGTCGTTTCCACCGCATCGCCGGCATCGTCAACAGTCCCGCGGTGGTGCTCATGGCCGGCAGCGAGCTGCTGACCGACAACCTTGCCAGGGCCCATGTCGACCCCGCTGAGGTGTATTCGAAGCTGCGCATGGCAGGCATTCGCCAGCGCGCCGAGGTGGCATGCGTGATCCTTGAGCCGACCGGTCAGATCAGCGTCACCCGGAAAGGGGCGCCGATCGACGAGGAGCTGCTGCGCGGAGTCATCGGAGCAGAGAGAATTCCCCGCGAAGGCTGA
- a CDS encoding response regulator transcription factor yields the protein MRIVIAEDSAILRAGLERLLVDAGHEVIAAVADANELLATVHNTPPDLAIIDVRMPPTFTDEGIRAAVLIRKQNPDVKVLVFSQYVEEQYASELIAENTGGFGYLLKDRVADVEDFLAAVDEVASGGTVLDPEVVSQILVRTRKKDGLSTLSPRELEVLQLMAEGKSNAAIARTLYLSAGAVEKHISSVFTKFGLTADTSDNRRILAVLTFLGA from the coding sequence ATGCGCATCGTAATTGCCGAAGACTCTGCCATCTTGCGAGCCGGACTCGAGAGGCTTCTGGTCGATGCCGGGCACGAAGTGATCGCCGCCGTGGCCGACGCCAACGAGCTCCTCGCCACCGTCCACAACACCCCGCCGGACCTCGCCATCATCGATGTGCGCATGCCCCCGACGTTCACCGACGAAGGCATCCGCGCCGCCGTGCTCATCCGCAAGCAGAACCCGGACGTCAAGGTGCTCGTGTTCAGCCAATACGTGGAAGAGCAGTACGCATCCGAACTCATCGCGGAGAACACCGGTGGCTTCGGATACCTGCTCAAGGACCGGGTCGCCGATGTCGAGGACTTCCTCGCAGCCGTCGACGAGGTTGCCTCCGGCGGCACCGTCTTGGATCCCGAAGTCGTCTCGCAGATCCTCGTGCGCACACGCAAGAAGGACGGGCTGTCGACACTCAGCCCGCGCGAACTCGAAGTCCTCCAGCTCATGGCCGAAGGCAAATCGAATGCCGCGATCGCCCGCACCCTCTACCTCAGCGCGGGTGCAGTTGAGAAGCACATCAGCTCGGTCTTCACGAAGTTCGGCCTCACCGCCGACACCTCGGACAATCGACGAATCCTCGCCGTCCTCACATTCCTCGGAGCCTAG
- a CDS encoding DUF4097 family beta strand repeat-containing protein produces the protein MPATVHVSESTRTSMRVIITIAAIVVLLVPIAFSVAHGASRLNYTNLEVTKKLPSSTKDLNFVLDTGASIVVKTTDTTEPSVRLTATGPRDETPKLQVRGSDRASTVSVDDHKHLEKSRIEVLLPAETSKDMKLDFNGGYGAINISGDYQDIVAKTDGGAVEVSGSAETLQTATDYGMTELSGTFGTIESKTGVGTLDGTNLNVRDHVDAVTSTGSIDLDFSNDMVPMSGIVAKADEGTIDLRLPRLDLAQEKMAAETAASKDDDASSEDAKDLFYRINANSNQGSVDLAKDLKKYDASRDSKDADGKTVIPIAVSADTGAITIEQN, from the coding sequence ATGCCTGCCACAGTCCACGTCAGCGAATCCACCCGCACGAGCATGCGAGTGATCATCACGATCGCCGCAATCGTCGTCCTCTTGGTGCCGATCGCATTCAGCGTCGCCCATGGAGCCTCACGCCTCAACTACACGAACCTCGAAGTCACGAAGAAGCTGCCGAGCTCGACCAAGGACCTGAACTTCGTCCTCGACACCGGCGCCTCGATCGTCGTCAAGACCACCGACACCACCGAGCCTTCCGTGCGGCTCACGGCTACCGGACCTCGGGACGAGACGCCGAAGCTGCAGGTGAGAGGATCCGACAGAGCCTCGACCGTCTCTGTCGATGACCACAAGCACCTCGAGAAGTCCCGGATCGAGGTCCTCCTCCCGGCCGAGACCTCGAAGGACATGAAGCTCGACTTCAACGGCGGCTACGGAGCCATCAACATCTCAGGTGACTACCAGGACATCGTCGCGAAGACGGACGGCGGCGCTGTGGAGGTCAGCGGTTCGGCAGAGACTCTGCAGACCGCGACCGACTACGGCATGACGGAGCTGAGCGGAACCTTCGGCACTATCGAATCCAAGACCGGCGTCGGCACCCTCGACGGAACGAACCTCAATGTTCGCGACCACGTCGACGCCGTGACCTCGACAGGGTCGATCGACCTCGACTTCTCCAACGACATGGTTCCGATGTCAGGCATCGTGGCCAAGGCCGATGAAGGCACGATCGACCTCCGTCTGCCGCGCTTGGACCTGGCCCAGGAGAAGATGGCCGCCGAGACTGCCGCTTCCAAGGACGATGACGCCAGTTCCGAAGACGCCAAGGACCTCTTCTATCGCATCAACGCGAACTCGAATCAGGGTAGCGTGGATCTGGCCAAGGACCTCAAGAAGTACGATGCGTCGAGGGATTCCAAGGACGCCGACGGCAAGACCGTCATCCCGATTGCGGTAAGCGCTGATACCGGAGCGATTACCATCGAACAGAACTAG